The Thermocladium sp. ECH_B genome segment TTAAGATTGTGTGCGGCTCGTGGACTAGTATGTCAAGCGTGTCCCCAACCCTCCGCACCGTGGTGTTAACACTTATGGGGTACAGGAAGCGTGTGAGTGTGGCGTTTACGTATACATAGTCACCCCGCCAAACCCCCACACTTATAGCCCCATTCGTATCATTCACAAGGAGACCGCTGAGACCGGTGGTGTCAGTGAACCTGTAAGTGTACACCTTCACCACACCAGCCCCACGTAGCAATGACGCCATCCCAGGAGCCACTAGGAAGCTGAGGAGAAGGGCTAATATGAGGACCCCCAGCACCACGGCGGCGCCCACAATCAGCCTCACAACTCACTCCTCCAAAGTCTTCCTAATAGAATCCACCTTCTCATTGAGTATCGCAAGCTGCGCCTTCACATCTGTGAGAGCACTCTGAATGCTCTCCCGATCGGTGTACCCCGAACCGGTCAGCACACGCCTCCAGACTGATACGCCAACCACTAGCACCACGAATGCGAACACAACACCAGTCACACCCGTATACACAATCATGTAGACAACACCCACCGCGACAGCCACCCACACCACCAGCGTGGATATTAGCAGATTCACATCCAGGGGCTGCCTACTCACCACGCCCGCCACCATCCTCCCCAAGGTAACCTGATATCACTGCGGGCGACACCCTGATATCGAAGTCCACCAGCTCGTAGTAGCGCAGCGCCTTGGCCTCGTCCGGCACCAAAGCCACCGTGCTCTTCACGATACCCGCCTTCTGTAGCTTTATGAGGTGCACCTTCGCAAGAGCCCTGCTCACTCCAGCCCTCTTTGCGAGCTCGGAGAGATACATCGGGCCACCCCTGTACAGCAAAACCACGAAGCGAAGCCTCAGCGGGTGCCCCAGCGCATCCATTTTTAAAGCCAATTTCACCAAATCGTCCATTCATCCACATCACGTAATGAAAAAATTACACGTATTTAAACCCTACACATCCAAAGACAAGGGTAGAACGTAAAAAAGGAAGTGGCAAAGAATGGGTATGGTGCCCGATCAGAGCCATCCACGCTCGGCCACTATACCCACACCAATCCAAAGAACCACCACGACAAATGTGGGCACCGGGAGGGTAGAGGTCGAGTTATGGCGAAC includes the following:
- a CDS encoding ArsR family transcriptional regulator, with product MDDLVKLALKMDALGHPLRLRFVVLLYRGGPMYLSELAKRAGVSRALAKVHLIKLQKAGIVKSTVALVPDEAKALRYYELVDFDIRVSPAVISGYLGEDGGGRGE